In a genomic window of Corynebacterium choanae:
- a CDS encoding ATP-dependent helicase gives MSNKPVPLTTPDIAATPQETATMNQPQESPQPVITPEQLAALLGQQYPPTSQQAAIIGADTGPLLVVAGAGAGKTETMAARVVWLVANGIVHPDEVLGLTFTKKAAQQLSRRIRQRLARLQIAPGLRTIDPAGKIAKALAASAPEVSTYDAFAGNIVGEFGLLAAIEPARRLITDTEQVMIARQVVQDFTGELTQSVKAATLADTVRQLANGLDSHLISEAKLTEETRALIDLIEQAPRAPRQREALNKTLQEIIDRQQQRLELLPLVQRYRQRLDDLDVTTFSQQLAQAAHLAATYPRIGEQLRRRYRVIMLDEYQDTSHAQRVLLRSLFGTGDNSLTVTAVGDPMQAIYGWRGATASNLANFVYDFPSSNSDGTTCPAPKAELTVSWRNPNTVLDCANLVSNEILGSPTNPARPVQPLTPRPDAPAGDVDIRLLADAEGEEQAIVSWVASRYQQALDEGHADEFSCAILVRTNKAAPPLATALAAHNIPCEIAGLAGLLFVPEVADVVAFATMLVDPGMDSATLRILLGPAVEIALEDLTALLQRARNLQGRSRIPGEDTQAGDSLEELADHWLLHAPWRDRTGADQPHIQQLARQLAAAITQEPAPRAGLADALADLGERDRYTSGGVQRLERMSAMLRQLRAVASRSTIVDTLGEIIRLTGLRVEIYARNHPGAPGSSGAAHVDQLLAEAARYQEIPGATLRGFLEYLRLAEEAEGGLRSGEITPAPGRVQIMTAHKAKGLEFAHVVVAQADGNNYPSEYFLTKAHNTWQKTVTEFPPSLLGEDSPTHHDEALPQLILDPDMNRKEIEQALEEHQLEMKQHLAEEAARLLYVAITRAEQDLLVTAYRQTKRNRPLGFSTLVDTITSTYPELLRYEAPVAGSDTATSCTDDLHHEAESVQRTAAELELFQRWLAAPLLGTPPEPIAGVRDSAAAMGVYPADHLQQRRAGMVQGRAIYDSLAAACPTASEDPVDAEQSATTAARLVSDPGNAVAAPHAAPEDESLVAGDDAAAQLVNLWQQEVTALIAEQQRQQQATVELEFPSDVTASDMVAMASNPDAYARRLARPVPFQPNRFAKRGTALHQWLEERFDGQGMLDFDDLPGTGEFDPQGEELAQLKAAFQHSPWASRQPAFVEEPFAVVIGDTVVRGRIDAVFHTGDDPTAGWQVVDWKTGRVPTGAKREQVAIQLAVYRVAWAKLVSEKYGVDIPADSIDAGFYYIGANEFVAPSTLPSEHTLAQLVAHTASRAVAAIAASDADAAETLD, from the coding sequence ATGTCCAATAAGCCTGTGCCGCTGACCACCCCCGATATCGCCGCCACCCCGCAGGAGACCGCCACCATGAACCAGCCGCAGGAATCGCCGCAGCCGGTGATCACACCGGAGCAACTCGCAGCACTACTTGGCCAACAGTATCCACCCACATCCCAGCAGGCTGCGATTATCGGCGCAGACACCGGTCCGTTGCTCGTCGTAGCTGGGGCGGGGGCTGGGAAAACCGAAACCATGGCTGCCAGAGTTGTGTGGCTTGTCGCCAACGGCATTGTTCATCCCGACGAAGTCCTCGGGCTTACCTTTACGAAAAAAGCAGCACAGCAGCTCTCCCGCCGTATCCGGCAACGGCTCGCACGTCTCCAAATCGCCCCGGGGCTGCGCACCATCGACCCGGCTGGCAAGATCGCAAAAGCCTTGGCAGCCAGCGCCCCGGAAGTGTCCACCTATGATGCGTTCGCCGGAAATATTGTCGGCGAATTTGGACTCCTTGCCGCCATTGAACCTGCCCGGCGACTTATCACCGACACCGAACAGGTCATGATCGCCCGCCAGGTTGTGCAAGACTTCACCGGAGAGCTCACCCAGTCGGTGAAAGCCGCAACACTGGCCGACACCGTCCGACAGCTCGCCAACGGACTTGATAGTCATCTCATCAGCGAAGCCAAACTCACCGAAGAAACCAGGGCGCTGATCGATCTTATCGAGCAGGCGCCGCGGGCACCCCGGCAACGGGAAGCGTTAAACAAGACGCTGCAAGAGATCATCGACCGGCAGCAGCAACGCCTCGAACTGTTGCCGCTGGTGCAACGCTACCGGCAGCGCCTCGACGATTTGGATGTCACCACGTTTTCCCAACAACTTGCCCAAGCAGCTCACCTGGCGGCAACCTATCCGCGTATCGGCGAACAACTTCGCCGCCGCTACCGGGTGATTATGCTTGACGAATATCAAGACACCTCCCACGCGCAACGAGTACTGCTTCGCAGCCTATTTGGAACCGGTGACAACAGCCTTACTGTGACCGCAGTCGGTGACCCGATGCAGGCCATCTACGGCTGGCGCGGAGCAACCGCAAGCAACCTGGCGAACTTCGTCTACGATTTTCCCAGCAGCAACAGCGACGGCACCACTTGCCCCGCCCCGAAAGCAGAACTCACCGTCTCCTGGCGAAACCCAAACACAGTCTTGGACTGTGCAAACCTGGTCAGCAATGAAATTTTAGGCAGCCCAACCAACCCCGCCCGGCCAGTACAGCCGCTCACACCACGACCCGACGCCCCCGCCGGCGATGTGGATATTCGTCTGCTGGCAGACGCCGAAGGTGAAGAACAAGCCATTGTTTCCTGGGTAGCATCCCGCTACCAGCAAGCATTGGACGAAGGCCATGCCGACGAATTTTCCTGTGCCATTCTTGTCCGCACCAACAAAGCCGCCCCACCCCTTGCCACAGCCCTTGCAGCTCACAACATTCCCTGCGAAATCGCTGGCCTGGCAGGGCTGCTGTTTGTTCCCGAAGTAGCCGATGTGGTGGCGTTTGCCACCATGCTTGTAGATCCCGGCATGGACAGTGCCACACTGCGCATCCTGCTAGGGCCTGCCGTCGAAATCGCCCTAGAGGATCTCACCGCACTGCTGCAACGCGCCCGGAATCTGCAGGGTCGCAGCCGCATCCCGGGCGAAGATACCCAAGCAGGTGACAGCCTCGAGGAGCTCGCCGACCACTGGTTGTTACATGCCCCGTGGCGTGATCGTACAGGCGCTGATCAACCCCATATTCAGCAGCTTGCCCGCCAGCTTGCTGCCGCGATTACACAGGAGCCTGCCCCGCGCGCCGGGTTAGCTGATGCGCTAGCCGATTTAGGGGAACGCGACCGCTACACCAGTGGTGGGGTGCAGCGTTTAGAGCGGATGAGTGCGATGCTGCGTCAACTTCGTGCCGTAGCGAGCCGTTCCACCATTGTTGACACCCTCGGGGAAATCATTCGACTCACCGGGCTGCGAGTAGAGATTTATGCCCGCAACCATCCAGGCGCACCAGGCTCTAGCGGTGCGGCACATGTGGATCAGCTGCTAGCTGAAGCAGCCCGATATCAGGAAATTCCTGGCGCAACCTTACGCGGCTTCTTGGAATATTTACGTCTTGCTGAAGAAGCCGAAGGTGGGCTGCGCAGCGGTGAAATCACCCCCGCACCGGGTCGCGTCCAAATCATGACTGCGCACAAAGCAAAAGGGTTGGAATTTGCGCATGTTGTGGTGGCGCAAGCCGACGGGAATAACTATCCCAGTGAATACTTTTTGACTAAGGCACACAACACGTGGCAGAAAACCGTCACCGAGTTTCCACCGAGCCTGCTGGGGGAAGACAGTCCAACACACCACGATGAAGCGTTACCGCAGCTGATACTCGATCCGGACATGAACCGGAAAGAAATCGAGCAAGCCTTAGAAGAGCATCAGCTGGAAATGAAACAGCATCTGGCGGAGGAAGCAGCCCGCTTGCTGTATGTGGCGATCACTCGGGCTGAACAGGATCTGCTGGTTACCGCGTATCGGCAAACGAAACGCAATAGGCCGCTGGGGTTTTCCACCCTGGTCGATACGATCACCAGCACCTATCCCGAGTTGTTGCGCTACGAGGCGCCAGTTGCCGGAAGCGACACTGCCACCAGTTGCACGGATGATCTCCACCATGAGGCCGAATCGGTGCAGCGAACTGCCGCAGAGCTGGAGTTATTCCAACGCTGGCTTGCCGCCCCGCTGCTTGGTACACCACCTGAACCGATTGCAGGAGTCCGCGACAGCGCGGCAGCCATGGGGGTGTATCCGGCGGATCATTTGCAGCAGCGGCGCGCCGGCATGGTGCAAGGCCGCGCAATCTATGATTCCCTCGCCGCAGCATGCCCGACTGCGTCGGAAGATCCAGTCGATGCTGAGCAATCAGCTACCACTGCTGCTCGGTTGGTATCTGATCCCGGGAACGCGGTAGCAGCGCCGCATGCTGCCCCGGAGGACGAATCACTGGTTGCCGGCGACGATGCGGCAGCACAGCTAGTGAACTTGTGGCAGCAGGAGGTTACTGCGCTCATCGCAGAACAGCAACGGCAACAACAAGCCACAGTTGAGTTGGAATTTCCGTCCGATGTCACAGCCTCAGACATGGTGGCGATGGCCAGCAACCCGGACGCGTATGCCCGGCGGTTAGCGCGTCCGGTGCCGTTTCAACCGAACCGGTTTGCCAAACGAGGCACCGCATTGCATCAATGGTTGGAGGAACGCTTCGACGGGCAAGGCATGTTAGATTTCGATGATCTGCCCGGTACCGGCGAGTTTGATCCACAAGGCGAAGAACTCGCCCAGTTAAAGGCTGCGTTTCAACACAGTCCTTGGGCAAGCCGGCAGCCCGCGTTTGTGGAGGAACCTTTTGCCGTGGTGATCGGTGACACGGTGGTCCGCGGCCGGATCGATGCGGTGTTCCACACCGGTGATGATCCCACGGCTGGATGGCAAGTTGTGGATTGGAAAACTGGCCGGGTGCCAACCGGTGCCAAACGCGAACAGGTGGCAATCCAGCTGGCGGTATATCGGGTGGCGTGGGCAAAGCTGGTATCGGAAAAATACGGGGTGGATATCCCTGCAGACAGCATTGATGCCGGTTTCTACTACATCGGCGCGAATGAGTTTGTAGCGCCGAGTACACTACCGAGTGAACACACACTGGCACAGCTGGTGGCACATACTGCATCGCGTGCAGTTGCTGCTATCGCGGCTAGCGATGCCGATGCTGCTGAAACGTTGGATTAG
- a CDS encoding potassium channel family protein: MPDHALLNIVSIPESRTASPWVLIARRVVYALILMAAVALLTYSDADGYTEDLTFVDAVYYSAVSLSTTGYGDITPVTQHARLINIIIITPIRIAFLILLVGTTLSVLTEETRKALQIQRWRKRMRNHTVVVGFGTKGRSAVAALLADGTPTSQIVVVDTDKESLAQASSQGLVTVHGSATKADVLKLAGVTRARAVVVAPNMDDTAVLVTLSVREIAPSATIVASVRESENLHLLKQSGADSVVISSETAGRMLGLATVTPSVVEMMEDLLSPDEGFSIAERLVGEDEVGANPRHLADIVLGVVRSGELYRIDSAEAETVEPGDRLLFVRRVFREDLQGK, from the coding sequence ATGCCTGACCATGCGCTGCTCAATATTGTCTCAATTCCCGAGTCGCGCACCGCATCACCGTGGGTGTTGATTGCGCGACGGGTGGTCTATGCGCTGATTTTGATGGCGGCTGTCGCCTTATTGACCTATTCCGATGCCGATGGCTACACCGAGGATCTCACCTTCGTTGATGCGGTGTATTATTCGGCTGTTTCGCTGTCGACAACCGGATATGGCGACATCACCCCGGTGACACAGCATGCTCGTCTGATCAACATTATTATCATCACCCCGATTCGTATTGCTTTCCTTATTCTTTTGGTCGGTACCACATTGTCGGTGCTCACCGAGGAAACAAGAAAAGCATTACAGATTCAGCGTTGGAGGAAACGGATGCGCAACCACACGGTGGTGGTCGGCTTTGGCACCAAGGGACGTTCAGCGGTGGCGGCGTTGCTGGCAGATGGCACCCCAACTTCGCAAATTGTGGTGGTCGATACCGATAAAGAATCGCTGGCGCAAGCTTCCTCGCAGGGGTTAGTGACAGTGCATGGTTCGGCGACGAAAGCCGATGTGTTGAAACTTGCTGGGGTGACCCGGGCTCGTGCGGTGGTGGTGGCACCAAATATGGATGATACTGCCGTGTTGGTGACGTTGTCGGTGCGGGAAATCGCCCCGTCGGCGACGATTGTTGCCTCTGTGCGGGAGTCGGAAAATCTGCACTTGTTGAAACAGTCGGGCGCTGATTCGGTGGTGATTTCTTCGGAGACCGCTGGTCGCATGCTGGGTCTTGCCACTGTGACCCCATCGGTGGTGGAGATGATGGAGGATCTGCTCAGCCCCGATGAAGGTTTCTCAATTGCTGAGCGGCTTGTCGGCGAGGATGAAGTGGGGGCGAATCCACGACATTTGGCTGACATTGTGCTTGGTGTGGTGCGTTCCGGTGAGTTGTATCGGATCGATTCCGCGGAAGCGGAAACGGTGGAACCTGGTGACCGGTTGCTGTTTGTTCGCCGCGTATTTCGGGAAGATCTCCAAGGAAAATAG
- a CDS encoding NAD(+) diphosphatase, which produces MVQFSHCAILSDAPQQAALLCAGTPPAIDDPRWQHRGVVTDGDHVWMVPSDRPVAQLTVADLPIVDAQSTYGATTSGIAFVQFATDPATVVWTCAVDSTRPLPAALATATAVPVRSLFTAADSGLVSAIARAVGQVTTVRRQLFHPRTGEELRWDGTGSVAVTAAGVGYYPRINPAVIGLVFHPDGNHILLAKHARRASYFSTIAGFVEQGETVEQAFVREVAEEVGLVIGSPQYLGSQPWPMTNSLMLAMRARAVTTGPMHFADGEIAAAQWVSRDMLRDAVLPIAAPGSVARTMIDGFQDGTITAPAVD; this is translated from the coding sequence ATGGTGCAGTTTTCCCATTGCGCAATATTGTCCGATGCCCCGCAGCAGGCGGCGTTATTATGCGCCGGCACGCCTCCGGCTATTGACGATCCCCGCTGGCAGCATCGCGGCGTTGTCACCGACGGCGATCACGTTTGGATGGTGCCTTCCGATCGGCCGGTAGCACAGTTGACGGTAGCAGATCTGCCGATAGTAGATGCGCAATCAACTTACGGTGCCACCACATCCGGTATTGCGTTTGTACAGTTTGCGACGGATCCAGCCACAGTGGTGTGGACTTGTGCTGTGGATTCGACAAGGCCGCTGCCAGCTGCGCTTGCTACAGCGACTGCTGTTCCGGTGCGGTCACTGTTTACCGCTGCTGACAGTGGTTTGGTGTCGGCGATTGCTCGGGCGGTGGGGCAGGTTACTACCGTGCGGCGACAACTGTTCCATCCGCGCACAGGGGAGGAGCTGCGATGGGATGGCACCGGCTCGGTGGCGGTGACAGCTGCAGGGGTGGGGTACTATCCGCGCATTAATCCGGCGGTTATCGGGTTGGTGTTTCATCCCGACGGGAACCATATTCTGCTGGCGAAACACGCCCGCAGAGCGAGCTATTTTTCGACGATTGCCGGGTTCGTTGAACAGGGTGAGACTGTTGAGCAGGCCTTTGTACGTGAGGTTGCGGAAGAAGTTGGGCTGGTAATCGGTAGCCCACAATATCTTGGTTCGCAGCCATGGCCGATGACGAATTCGCTGATGTTGGCGATGCGGGCTCGGGCGGTGACCACCGGACCGATGCATTTTGCCGACGGGGAGATTGCTGCAGCACAGTGGGTGTCACGGGACATGCTGCGTGATGCTGTGTTGCCGATTGCTGCCCCGGGGTCGGTGGCGCGCACCATGATTGATGGTTTCCAGGATGGAACCATTACTGCACCTGCTGTGGACTAA
- a CDS encoding ATP-dependent DNA helicase UvrD2 gives MAISLEDLDADQRIAAEAPRGPVCILAGAGTGKTRTITYRIASLIDKGMVSPQRMLAVTYTRKAAQEMRDRLQSMGIQGGNIATFHSATLRQLTYFWPQIFGDLPWKLEPNLYPLVRQACGYAGIAQSQTAVRDVQAEIGWAKASLIGPDEYARKVSSFGHTPPVPPEQLAKAYKFYEDRKTRPEGMILDYDDLLIHTAAALEHSPAVAEEFRNQYRSFTVDEYQDVTPLQQRVLRGWLGQRDDLTVVGDANQTIYSFTGATPDFLLNFGRDFPQATIVRLQRDYRSTPQITDLANSVIAQAKGRVAGTRLQLQGMRPSGSEPVFSAHATQAQEAEYVAATIEQLLAKSVKPEEIAVLFRTNAQSEAYESALSRRNITYQVRGGDSFYQRPEIITAINALIAMAKDRRIPAQPDAETLTRLVDKTLRDAGLSRKEPDGFGAKERWRALQALHTLCQQIIDTKPGTTPFSLVTELKRRAEAQAHPTGAFVTLASIHSAKGLEWDVVFLVGLVEGNLPIRQAIQAGDYHIEEERRLLYVGVTRAREQLYLSWALAREEGQQASRNRTRFLDNIVDEAPQRAGGKQYGRRRKKLTHCKQCGLQLATPAERIVGRCEQCTGDTTTEVIDALRTWRLNLSRANNVPAWTVFTDATLLALAEALPSSESDLLAISGIGPMKVAEFGEDLIALLQQFR, from the coding sequence ATGGCAATATCGCTGGAAGATCTGGATGCGGATCAGCGGATCGCAGCCGAAGCCCCCCGCGGGCCGGTGTGTATTTTAGCGGGTGCCGGCACCGGGAAAACCCGGACGATCACCTACCGGATTGCTTCGTTGATCGATAAAGGGATGGTGTCGCCGCAGCGCATGCTGGCTGTGACCTATACCCGGAAAGCCGCCCAAGAGATGCGCGATCGGCTGCAGTCGATGGGGATTCAGGGTGGGAATATTGCCACGTTTCACTCGGCAACGCTGCGCCAATTAACCTATTTTTGGCCGCAGATTTTTGGTGATTTGCCGTGGAAGCTGGAACCAAATCTGTATCCGCTGGTGCGGCAAGCCTGCGGCTATGCTGGTATCGCCCAGTCGCAGACAGCGGTGCGGGATGTGCAGGCGGAGATCGGGTGGGCTAAAGCCTCCCTGATTGGACCGGACGAATATGCCCGCAAAGTTAGCTCGTTTGGTCACACCCCGCCGGTGCCACCGGAACAGTTAGCGAAGGCCTACAAGTTTTATGAGGATCGGAAAACCCGTCCCGAGGGCATGATTCTTGACTATGACGATTTACTGATCCATACTGCGGCGGCATTGGAACATTCCCCGGCGGTGGCCGAAGAGTTCCGCAACCAGTATCGGTCGTTTACTGTCGACGAATATCAGGACGTTACCCCCCTGCAGCAGCGGGTGTTGCGTGGTTGGCTCGGGCAGCGGGATGATTTGACGGTGGTGGGGGATGCGAATCAGACAATTTATTCGTTTACTGGGGCTACCCCGGATTTTCTGCTGAATTTTGGGCGGGATTTTCCGCAAGCCACCATTGTGCGGCTACAGCGGGATTATCGTTCCACCCCGCAGATTACTGACTTGGCGAATTCGGTGATCGCCCAGGCGAAAGGTCGGGTTGCTGGAACCCGCTTGCAGCTGCAGGGGATGCGGCCATCAGGTAGTGAACCGGTGTTTTCGGCGCATGCCACACAGGCGCAAGAAGCTGAATATGTGGCAGCAACCATTGAGCAGTTGTTGGCGAAGTCGGTGAAACCGGAAGAAATCGCGGTGCTGTTTCGGACGAATGCCCAGTCAGAGGCCTACGAGTCGGCGTTGTCGCGGCGCAACATCACCTATCAGGTGCGGGGTGGGGATAGTTTTTATCAGCGCCCGGAGATTATCACTGCTATCAATGCGCTGATTGCGATGGCGAAAGATCGTCGCATCCCTGCCCAGCCGGATGCGGAGACGCTAACCCGGTTGGTGGATAAAACGTTGCGGGATGCCGGGTTGAGCCGGAAAGAACCAGACGGGTTTGGGGCAAAAGAACGCTGGCGGGCGTTGCAGGCATTGCATACATTGTGTCAACAGATTATTGATACGAAACCGGGAACAACCCCGTTTTCGTTGGTCACCGAGTTGAAGCGTCGCGCGGAGGCGCAAGCCCATCCCACTGGTGCGTTTGTGACCTTGGCAAGTATTCACTCGGCGAAAGGGCTCGAGTGGGATGTGGTTTTTCTGGTCGGATTGGTGGAAGGGAATCTGCCGATCCGGCAGGCAATCCAGGCTGGCGACTATCACATTGAGGAAGAACGACGACTGCTATATGTTGGTGTGACTCGTGCCCGGGAACAGTTGTATTTGTCGTGGGCGCTCGCCCGGGAAGAAGGTCAGCAGGCCAGCCGTAACCGTACGCGGTTTTTAGACAATATTGTCGATGAAGCCCCGCAGCGTGCCGGTGGCAAACAGTATGGGCGACGCCGAAAGAAGCTTACCCATTGCAAACAGTGTGGCCTGCAGTTAGCAACCCCTGCGGAACGGATTGTGGGGCGGTGTGAACAGTGCACCGGAGACACCACCACAGAGGTCATCGATGCGCTGCGAACATGGCGTCTCAACCTGTCGCGAGCTAATAATGTTCCTGCTTGGACAGTGTTTACCGATGCGACATTGCTTGCGTTGGCGGAAGCTTTACCATCGAGCGAATCGGATTTGCTGGCCATTAGCGGTATTGGGCCTATGAAGGTGGCCGAATTTGGCGAGGATTTGATTGCCTTGTTGCAGCAGTTCCGATAG
- a CDS encoding M48 family metallopeptidase — protein sequence MEYATQPDDPFSAIAVIRSSKRRKTSAARLVGGRLEIRIPAHLSHVDEQRIVQELVGKMRRKLASPLQSDEQLFARAQYLNDAVLEGRARVVSLTWVDNQHSRWGSCSTASGRIRISRRLAIVPQYVLDSVIVHELVHTFIPDHSPEFWQWANRVPHAERARGFLEAYQRFGHGQ from the coding sequence ATGGAATATGCGACACAGCCCGATGATCCGTTTTCGGCCATTGCGGTGATTCGATCCTCGAAACGGCGGAAAACTTCCGCCGCGCGGCTGGTCGGCGGACGGCTGGAGATCCGGATTCCAGCCCATCTATCCCATGTCGATGAGCAGCGTATTGTGCAGGAACTTGTCGGTAAAATGCGCCGCAAACTTGCCAGTCCGCTGCAATCTGATGAGCAGCTTTTCGCCCGTGCGCAATATCTCAACGATGCTGTGTTGGAAGGGCGCGCCCGGGTGGTGTCGCTGACCTGGGTGGATAATCAGCACAGTCGGTGGGGCAGTTGTTCGACTGCTTCGGGTAGGATTCGGATCTCTCGGCGGCTGGCTATTGTGCCGCAATATGTGCTCGACAGTGTTATCGTCCACGAGCTGGTGCACACGTTTATTCCCGATCATTCACCGGAATTTTGGCAGTGGGCCAACAGGGTTCCCCATGCTGAGCGTGCCCGGGGATTTTTAGAGGCTTATCAACGGTTTGGGCATGGCCAGTAG
- a CDS encoding zinc-dependent metalloprotease, with protein MASNRFGFHPPRDDDDDNDDLDPNQQPPFASFFFGGPGFNPAGFQPGAAGGPAGSLGDIFSQFGQMFTGMGQAMEQQEPGEPVNYEIAEKVARQTFGRQQTIPAAQVKVAQEAVNLAELWLSGTTDIPASGAVVECWNEIQWMERTLPTWKRLVTPIEARMNEAQLEQMPEQAREFVGPIMAMMGRMSSHSAGLRVGEALAELGQAVLSGNDMGLPVAPKHMVALLPAHILQAADQLHLDRRDVMVYVAAREAARQRLFTHVPWLVEQIVSSVEEYAQGLTIDTSHIEDAARSLNLESGDPQDIQEALQSFQSIDLSPKIRSRNAAATARLETLLALVEGWVDFVVEDALVDRIPATRVVIEAWQRRRATGGSADKAFEAIGGIEIRTPRIQQATELWRRITVAVGSQRRDQVWDHPDFLPDADDIEKPAAFIDQLLDAAEGDEFDPIAEINKLEAMLASGASLEDIDGGSTNNTAADSDTAQPADDDTDKDHTGKDDIDDTSDER; from the coding sequence ATGGCTAGTAATAGATTCGGCTTTCATCCACCCCGCGATGATGACGATGACAACGACGATCTCGACCCCAACCAGCAGCCGCCGTTTGCCTCGTTTTTCTTCGGCGGTCCAGGTTTTAACCCGGCCGGTTTCCAGCCGGGCGCTGCCGGCGGTCCAGCAGGTTCGCTCGGCGATATTTTCTCCCAATTCGGGCAAATGTTCACCGGCATGGGGCAAGCCATGGAACAGCAAGAACCAGGCGAGCCGGTAAACTATGAGATCGCGGAAAAAGTTGCCCGGCAAACCTTCGGCCGGCAGCAAACCATCCCAGCGGCACAGGTCAAAGTAGCGCAAGAAGCGGTGAATTTAGCGGAGCTGTGGCTCAGCGGCACCACCGATATTCCCGCATCTGGGGCGGTCGTGGAATGCTGGAATGAAATCCAGTGGATGGAACGCACCCTGCCCACCTGGAAACGTCTCGTCACCCCGATTGAGGCGCGCATGAACGAAGCCCAGCTGGAACAAATGCCGGAACAAGCTCGCGAATTTGTAGGCCCCATCATGGCGATGATGGGTCGCATGTCGAGCCATTCCGCGGGGCTGCGTGTCGGCGAAGCCCTCGCCGAACTCGGACAAGCCGTTCTCTCCGGCAATGACATGGGGCTGCCGGTCGCGCCGAAACACATGGTGGCGCTATTGCCGGCACATATTTTACAAGCGGCCGACCAGCTACACCTCGACCGGCGTGACGTCATGGTCTATGTCGCCGCCCGGGAAGCTGCCCGGCAACGACTCTTCACCCATGTGCCCTGGCTGGTGGAACAAATTGTTTCCTCCGTGGAGGAATATGCGCAAGGTCTCACCATCGACACCTCCCATATTGAAGATGCGGCTCGGTCGCTCAACCTGGAATCTGGCGATCCGCAAGATATTCAAGAAGCGCTGCAATCCTTCCAGTCGATCGATCTTTCCCCAAAGATTCGGTCCCGGAACGCGGCGGCAACCGCCCGCCTGGAAACACTGCTTGCCCTTGTTGAAGGATGGGTCGACTTTGTTGTCGAAGATGCCCTCGTCGATCGGATCCCCGCCACACGGGTAGTGATCGAAGCCTGGCAGCGCCGCCGCGCCACCGGCGGTTCAGCCGATAAGGCATTCGAAGCAATCGGCGGCATTGAAATCCGCACACCACGGATCCAGCAGGCAACCGAATTGTGGCGGCGAATCACGGTTGCTGTCGGCAGTCAGCGTCGTGATCAAGTGTGGGATCATCCTGATTTTCTGCCTGATGCGGACGATATCGAAAAGCCTGCCGCATTCATCGACCAGCTCCTTGACGCGGCTGAAGGCGACGAATTCGATCCGATCGCAGAAATCAACAAACTTGAAGCGATGCTTGCCAGCGGTGCCTCCCTCGAAGACATCGACGGCGGATCGACAAACAACACCGCAGCCGACAGCGATACGGCGCAACCGGCCGACGATGACACTGACAAAGACCATACCGGCAAGGACGACATCGACGACACCTCCGACGAACGCTAA
- a CDS encoding YlbL family protein has protein sequence MNRRLRTLFFGAIPVMVSAALVGADTLPVFGDSLRVPYAAEGPGPVFNTLGDYDGEKIIDISGLPVDPTDGALDMTTVSVAHNMTLPQAFTRMLTTDDTFVPLDVIIPPGQTAEEVQETNEREFSSSESAATMAAFRHLGLPLTTVVEKTVPGSGASGVINPGDEIVAVAGQQVTSPTAVTELVRAQQPGQLLTVTVKRHDTGAVEDVQFTLGKDTNHGDTPLAGMMLVAEPADGARVNYNLSGVGGPSAGLIFSLAVVDKLEPGSLTGGHKIAGTGTMSPDGTVGPIGGIAHKVQAASDAGAELFLSPAENCAEAVSRYDGPMTVVRVSSLEDAIGAIDAFKRGDTLDTCSR, from the coding sequence GTGAATCGACGTCTGCGAACTTTGTTTTTCGGGGCCATCCCGGTGATGGTCAGTGCCGCGTTAGTGGGGGCGGATACGTTGCCGGTGTTTGGTGACTCGCTGCGTGTTCCCTATGCGGCTGAAGGGCCAGGTCCGGTGTTTAACACCCTCGGCGATTATGACGGGGAGAAGATTATTGACATCTCCGGGTTGCCGGTGGATCCCACCGATGGGGCGCTTGATATGACGACTGTGTCAGTGGCGCACAATATGACGTTGCCGCAAGCCTTCACCCGTATGCTCACCACCGATGACACGTTCGTGCCGTTGGATGTCATTATTCCGCCTGGACAGACTGCTGAAGAGGTCCAAGAAACCAACGAGCGGGAGTTTTCCTCTTCCGAGTCGGCTGCCACGATGGCTGCGTTTCGCCACTTGGGGCTGCCGCTGACGACGGTGGTGGAAAAAACTGTGCCAGGCTCCGGTGCCTCCGGGGTGATTAACCCAGGGGATGAGATTGTGGCTGTTGCGGGGCAACAAGTGACCAGCCCTACTGCTGTGACTGAGCTGGTGCGTGCCCAGCAACCTGGGCAGCTGTTGACGGTGACGGTGAAACGCCACGACACCGGGGCAGTAGAGGATGTCCAATTCACGTTGGGCAAAGACACCAATCATGGGGACACACCCTTGGCGGGGATGATGCTGGTTGCGGAACCCGCCGATGGGGCACGGGTGAACTACAACCTTTCCGGGGTGGGGGGACCTTCCGCGGGGCTGATTTTCTCCTTGGCAGTGGTAGATAAACTTGAGCCCGGTTCGCTCACCGGAGGGCACAAGATAGCTGGCACTGGCACCATGTCACCAGATGGCACAGTCGGACCAATTGGGGGCATTGCCCATAAAGTGCAGGCGGCAAGCGACGCCGGGGCGGAATTGTTTTTAAGCCCGGCAGAAAACTGTGCGGAAGCCGTCTCCCGCTATGACGGGCCGATGACAGTGGTTCGGGTTAGCTCGTTAGAAGACGCAATCGGCGCTATTGATGCGTTCAAACGCGGCGATACGCTCGATACCTGCAGCCGGTAG